CTGAGCATCGACGTCAAGAAGATGCTCGGTCGCAAGGACACCGTCGTGAAGCAGAACAACGACGGCATCCTCTACCTGCTCAAGAAGAACAAGGTCACGTTCTTTCACGGGCGCGGCGCCTTCGTCGGTGCCGCTGAAGGCGGCTGGGAAGTGGCCGTCAACGCTGAGTCGCTGATCGCGAAGCACGTGGTCGTGGCCACGGGCAGCAACGCCCGCGCACTGCCCGGCGTGCCCTTCGACGAGCAGAACATCCTCAGCAACGACGGGGCGCTGCGCGTGGGCGCCGTGCCCAAGAAGCTGGGCCTCATCGGCGCTGGCGTCATCGGCCTGGAGATGGGCTCGGTGTGGCGCCGCCTGGGTGCCGAGGTCACGGTGCTCGAAGGCCTGCCCACCTTCCTGGGCGCGGTCGACGAGCAGATCGCCAAGGAAGCGCACAAGGCCTTCACCAAGCAGGGCCTGAAGATCGAGCTGGGCGTGAAGGTCGGCGAGATCAAGACGACCCAGACCGGCGTCAGCGTGGCCTATGCCGACACCAAGGGCGGGGCGAGGACGCTGGATGTCGAAAAGCTCATCGTCAGCATCGGCCGCGTGCCCAACACCAACGGCCTGAACGCGGAGGGTGTGGGCCTGAAGCTCGACGAGCGCGGTGCGATCGTCGTCGACGACGAGTGCCGCACCAACCTGCCGGGCGTTTGGGCCGTGGGCGATGTCGTGCGCGGCCCCATGCTCGCGCACAAGGCCGAGGAGGAGGGCGTGGCCGTGGCCGAGCGCATCGCCGGCCAGCACGGGCACGTCAACTTCAACACCATCCCCTGGGTCATCTACACCAGTCCCGAGATCGCCTGGGTCGGCCAGACCGAACAGCAGCTCAAGGCGGCGGGCCGCGCCTACAAGGCCGGCACCTTCCCGTTCATGGCCAACGGCCGCGCACGCGCCCTGGGCGACACCACCGGCATGGTCAAGTTCCTGGCCGATGCGGCCACGGACGAGATCCTCGGCGTGCACATCGTCGGCCCCATGGCCAGTGAGCTGATTGCCGAGGCCGTGGTGGCCATGGAGTTCAAGGCCAGCAGCGAGGACATCGCGCGCATCTGCCACGCCCATCCGTCGCTCAGCGAGGCAACGAAGGAGGCGGCCCTCGCTGTGGACAAACGAACGCTG
This is a stretch of genomic DNA from Ideonella sp. WA131b. It encodes these proteins:
- the lpdA gene encoding dihydrolipoyl dehydrogenase; the protein is MSTKNFDVVVIGGGPGGYIAAIRAAQLGFNTACIDEWKNAMGGPAPGGTCTNVGCIPSKALLQSSEHYDQAAHHFADHGIGLKDLSIDVKKMLGRKDTVVKQNNDGILYLLKKNKVTFFHGRGAFVGAAEGGWEVAVNAESLIAKHVVVATGSNARALPGVPFDEQNILSNDGALRVGAVPKKLGLIGAGVIGLEMGSVWRRLGAEVTVLEGLPTFLGAVDEQIAKEAHKAFTKQGLKIELGVKVGEIKTTQTGVSVAYADTKGGARTLDVEKLIVSIGRVPNTNGLNAEGVGLKLDERGAIVVDDECRTNLPGVWAVGDVVRGPMLAHKAEEEGVAVAERIAGQHGHVNFNTIPWVIYTSPEIAWVGQTEQQLKAAGRAYKAGTFPFMANGRARALGDTTGMVKFLADAATDEILGVHIVGPMASELIAEAVVAMEFKASSEDIARICHAHPSLSEATKEAALAVDKRTLNF